The window TAATTTACCACTAGGCTAATTAGCCGATTGGTAAATTAAATGATCGATCATCTCAGCACGACATTTGCGGCACTCTCAGATCCAACACGGCGTGCGATCCTGGCGCGCCTGGCTATGGGAGAAACATCCGTCAAGGAGCTGGCAGAGCCCTTTTCTATCAGTGCGCCATCCATCACCAAACATCTCAAGGTCCTCGAACGCGCGGGCCTCATCACGCGTAGCCGCGACGCGCAGTGGCGTCCCTGCCGTCTGGAGGCTGCTCCACTGCTTGCGGTTTCCGATTGGATAGAGAACTATCGCCGTTTCTGGGAACACCGTATGAATCGGCTCGATGACTACCTTTCCACACTTGAGATAAAGGAGGCCAGGAAACATGCTCGTAAAAGGAAACCCTGAAGTCACCGTGACCCTTCCCTCGGAAACAGAGATTCGCTTTACGTGTGTCTTCCATCGGCCGCAGGAAGTTCTGTTTGAGGCGTGGACCCGCCCGGAACATATTCGCCATTGGTGGGGCTGCGATGGCTCAAGCATTTCCGTGTGTGAGGTCGATCTACGCGTCGGAGGTTCGTGGAAGGTCATTATGCGAATGTCAGATGGAAGCGATCATCCATTCCGCGGCGTCTATCGAGAGATTGCACCCGGAGAACGGGTCGTCTACAGCGAGTGCTACGATGCACCGCAATTTGGCAGTCCCGAATGGCTTTCCACTGTGAACTTCGAGGAGATTGAGGGCGGAACAAGACTCATTCATACCATCCGGCACCGTTCTCGTCAGGCACGCGACGGACATCTGGAGACAGGAATGGAAACGGGGGCCATCCAATCGCTCCATCATCTCGACGAACAAGTCGTACGAATGCTCAAAGGCAATGTACCAAACTAATTCAACCGTCTGGGTGAGTCGGCTGAAACCGCCTGGCTCCAC is drawn from Edaphobacter lichenicola and contains these coding sequences:
- a CDS encoding ArsR/SmtB family transcription factor, producing MIDHLSTTFAALSDPTRRAILARLAMGETSVKELAEPFSISAPSITKHLKVLERAGLITRSRDAQWRPCRLEAAPLLAVSDWIENYRRFWEHRMNRLDDYLSTLEIKEARKHARKRKP
- a CDS encoding SRPBCC domain-containing protein — protein: MLVKGNPEVTVTLPSETEIRFTCVFHRPQEVLFEAWTRPEHIRHWWGCDGSSISVCEVDLRVGGSWKVIMRMSDGSDHPFRGVYREIAPGERVVYSECYDAPQFGSPEWLSTVNFEEIEGGTRLIHTIRHRSRQARDGHLETGMETGAIQSLHHLDEQVVRMLKGNVPN